The segment CAAATCCTCGACCTCGATGATCGTCAATTCGCCGCGTCGCAGTTCTTCCTTGATGCTCAGCGTCGAAATATAGGCGAGCGCGTGCTGGGCGAGCAGCATTCGTTTGATCGCCTCCGTGTCGCTCACCGACATCAGCGGCTCGATATCGAGGCCCGCGCGGCGATAGACGTCTTCGAGCGTGGCACGCGTGCCGGAGCCCGGCTCGCGCATGATCACGGCCTTGTCGACGAGTTCGCGCGCGCGCAGCGTCGAGCCGGCGCGGGGATGCCCGGCTGCCGCCACCACGGCGATTTCGTCCGATCCGATACGTCGCGCGTGCAGGATCGTATCGTCGAACGGCCCTTCGATGAAGCCGATCGTGAACGTCAAATCGCGCAACCCGGCTTCTACGCGTTCGGTATTGGTGACGGTGAGATCGATGGCGACACGGGGATGGCAGGCGTTGAAGCGTGCGATCGCGTCCGGCACGAAATAGACGCCCAGCGTACCGCTCGCGCCGATCTTCATATGGCCCGAGCCGAGCCCTGCCAGTTCCTCGATTTCCTTTTCCGCGGCGTCGGCCAGCGTGAAGATCCGGGCGGCGTATTCGTAGAGCAGCTTGCCGCCCTCCGTCAGCGACACGCCGCGCGGCAGGCGATCGAAAAGAATCATGCCGAGGCGGTCCTCCAACTCGCGGATCTCGCGCGTGACGGCGGGCTGGCTGACGTGCAGCCGCTCGGCGCCGGCACTGATGCTGCCTGCACGGGCAACCTCGTAAAAGGCGAAGAGGTGAGTGAAGTTCATGAAGGCAAGGCAAAGAGGAACGGATAGCGCACGGGCGGGATTGCCGACGCCGTGATTATGCGGCAGGGGATGCATCGTATGCAGCGACGGGGGGGGAAGGATGGGGGGAGACTGCGTATGTCGCGCGGGTCAGCGTGATCCGTTCATATAAGGAACGTGCGGGGTTGGGCCCTGCGGTAGCGACTCGTCAATGCACGGTCAATGCACGGTCTGCACGGTGAAGCGAGTGCCCGGCCCAGCCGAGCCGGCAGGTGTGCCGGTTCGGCTGGACGATGCGGGCGCCATGCGCGATCAGCTGCCGAAGTAGACGTCGCAGAAGCTCACGGGCCCGACGCAGGCCGACGGTGCGCGCGTAGCGGTGTGAACGTGCATGCCGCTTCCCGAGGCCCCGTTCGCCGGTGAGCCGCCGACATCGCTCGTGACCGGGTGCTGCTCTGCCGCGACTTTTGCCTCGGCGGCCTGGATATCGTCGGGGTAGTGCGGATCGCTGCCGATTGCCGGGTTGTAGCCGGCTTGCTCGATGCGGACCAGATCGGCGCGCACTTCGGCGCGCGTTACGGGTGCGTTGCTTTGGGCGAACGTAAGGACGGGGCTGGCGAGGGTACCGATAGCGATGGCGAGGCAGGCAAGCGTTTTCATGGTGAAGCTCCTTGAACAGGTTGAACGCGAACGTCATGTCGCGGTTGATAAAACTGCATAGTGCTGCCGAGACAAAGGCCTGACAGACGGCCCATGAACTCATGGCGCGC is part of the Trinickia caryophylli genome and harbors:
- a CDS encoding LysR family transcriptional regulator, yielding MNFTHLFAFYEVARAGSISAGAERLHVSQPAVTREIRELEDRLGMILFDRLPRGVSLTEGGKLLYEYAARIFTLADAAEKEIEELAGLGSGHMKIGASGTLGVYFVPDAIARFNACHPRVAIDLTVTNTERVEAGLRDLTFTIGFIEGPFDDTILHARRIGSDEIAVVAAAGHPRAGSTLRARELVDKAVIMREPGSGTRATLEDVYRRAGLDIEPLMSVSDTEAIKRMLLAQHALAYISTLSIKEELRRGELTIIEVEDLRIERPLHMVWTKGRSLSPSSQALFDLVIASTAAQQGWR
- a CDS encoding DUF4148 domain-containing protein, whose amino-acid sequence is MKTLACLAIAIGTLASPVLTFAQSNAPVTRAEVRADLVRIEQAGYNPAIGSDPHYPDDIQAAEAKVAAEQHPVTSDVGGSPANGASGSGMHVHTATRAPSACVGPVSFCDVYFGS